The Gemmatimonadota bacterium DH-78 region GATGGTCCGGCAGCCCCTCGGGCCGGAGGGCCGCCAGCTGCGTCTCCAGGGCGTCGGCCCGGAGGAGGGCGGCGAGCAGGTCGACCGAGGCGATCTCGCTCACCACGTCGCTCCCGGATACACGTCGACGCGGACCCCCGCTCGGAGACCCGCGTCGACGTCCACCCACATCATCGGGAAGGGGCTGCTCAGTTGCCGCCCGACTCGCCGGCGTCCGCCGGGGAGCCACCCGCATCGTCGCCGCCCGTGTCGCCACCGGCGGGATCGGCGGTACCCGAATCGTCCAGCCCGGGAAGCACCGGGGCGGGCGCCGTGGCCGGAGCCACGTCGGGGCGCAGGATCGACGACGGCGCGGCGGAGCGCGACGACATGATCGAGAGCACCAGGGAGAGCACCATGAAGAGGGTGCCCGACGTCCAGGTGGCGCGGGTGAGCACGGTGGTGGCCTGCCGTCCTCCCAGAATGCCGTCCGTGGCCGCCGCTCCTCCCCCCATGGCCGCGAGTCCGCCTCCCTTACCCGACTGGAGAAGGATCACGACGCTGAGGAAGATGGCGTCGAGGATCAGGACGACGAGAAGAAATCCGTACATGGCCCACCGCGCGAAATGTTACATCTACAGAGCTTGTTAACGTCGCTCCGGATGCGGGGTCGTGTCAACGCTCCGCGGCGTCGATGATCGCCCGGAAGTCGGAGGCGCGCAGCGATGCGCCGCCGACCAGTACGCCGTCCACGCCGTCGGCCGCGAGAAGTTCGGCGGCATTGCCCGGCTTGACGCTGCCGCCGTACAGAATCGACACGGCGGCGGCGACCTCACCGCGCGCCTCGGTGAGACGATCGCGCAGCAGAGCGTGCGCCTCGGCGGCGTCGTCCGGGGTGGCCGTCTCGCCGGTGCCGATGGCCCAGACGGGCTCGTAGGCGATCAGGAAGGCGCCGTCGCTCGGCAGGGTGGTCAGCGCCGCCCGGATCTGGCGATCGAGCACCTCCTCGAGCCGTCCCGCCTTCCGCTCGTCGAGCGTCTCGCCGACGCAGACGACCGGTTCCAGCCCCTCGGCCACGGCGCGGGCCACCTTCGCCGCCACCTGGTCGTCGGTCTCGCCGAAGACATGACGGCGCTCCGAATGACCGATCAGGGCCAGCGTGGCGCCCGCCTCGCGGGCCGCGGCGGCCGAATTCTCGCCGGTGAATGCGCCCGAGACCTCCGCGTGAACGTTCTGGACTCCGATCTCGACCCCCGTGCCGCGCGCGGCCTCGACGGCGGCGGGGAGCGAGAGCGCCGGGGGGAAGATGATCACGCGGGCGGCGCCGACGGCCGACCCCAGCTCGCCGAAGAAGGAGGCCGCCGCCTCGGGGCCGTGGTTCATCTTCCAGTTTCCGGAGA contains the following coding sequences:
- the tpiA gene encoding triose-phosphate isomerase; this encodes MMDRRPVISGNWKMNHGPEAAASFFGELGSAVGAARVIIFPPALSLPAAVEAARGTGVEIGVQNVHAEVSGAFTGENSAAAAREAGATLALIGHSERRHVFGETDDQVAAKVARAVAEGLEPVVCVGETLDERKAGRLEEVLDRQIRAALTTLPSDGAFLIAYEPVWAIGTGETATPDDAAEAHALLRDRLTEARGEVAAAVSILYGGSVKPGNAAELLAADGVDGVLVGGASLRASDFRAIIDAAER
- the secG gene encoding preprotein translocase subunit SecG, translating into MYGFLLVVLILDAIFLSVVILLQSGKGGGLAAMGGGAAATDGILGGRQATTVLTRATWTSGTLFMVLSLVLSIMSSRSAAPSSILRPDVAPATAPAPVLPGLDDSGTADPAGGDTGGDDAGGSPADAGESGGN